AACCGTTCGGCCGCCTCCAGCCGCCTGACCAGGGCCTCCAGTGCTTCGGTGTCCATGATGGCCGTATACTGCCGTTCGGTCTTCTCCTCTTGGGAGGCATACTCTTTTTGCAGCTGCCGGAACTCCAGCTCGGCAAAAAGCTGCGTCAGCACCTGGTCGTCCGGTCCCCGGGCTTTCAGTGCATCCAGATCGAATTCGACGGGGGCGTGCCGGTCAATGGTCACCAGTTCCCGGCTCAGTTGGGCCTGCCCCTTGAAGTCGACCAGGTTTTCCTTCTGCTTTTTGCCGGAAATGGCGTCGATGTTCTCATAAACCCCGTCCATGCTGTCGAAGCTCTGGATCAGTTTGACCGCCGTCTTCTGGCCGATGCCCGGAACACCGGGGATGTTGTCCGAGTTGTCTCCGGACAGCCCCATGACGTCGATCATCTGCCGGGGCTCCAGTCCGAAAGAATCACGGATGGCGGCCGGATCGAGCACCTTGTCTTTCATGGGGTCCCAGATGGTGCACTGGTCGGTGACCAGCTGCATGAAATCCTTGTCTCCGGTGACCATGACGACCCGCAACCCGTCGTCTTCCGCCCGGCGGGCCAGGGTTCCGATAAGGTCGTCGGCCTCGTAGCCCTGCATTTCGAAAACGGGGATGTTGAACGCCTCGGTGACCTTATGGATCCACGGCAGCTGCTGCACCAGATCGTCGGGCATGGGCGGCCGATTGGCCTTGTACTCCGCATAGCGTTCATGGCGGAAGGTGGGGCCCTTGGCATCGAAAAACATGGCCACGTATGCGGGAGAACGGTCCTGCATCAGCTTGATCAGCATGCGGGTGAACCCGAAAGTGGCGTTGGTGGGCAGGCCGCGGCTGTTGGTCAGCCCGCGCACCGCGTGATAAGCCCTGTAAATGTAAGCGCTGCCGTCGATCAGATACAGCGTCGGCTGATCGGCTTTCCGATTGGTCTGCAATTGAGTTGACACGAAATGACTCCTGAATTAGGTAGTGACCTTCGCTGGAACAGGGGCATCGTAGCATCAACCGGAAAAAACAACAAGACTTCAACCAGTTAGCGATTCACAATGACCGATACGGAAAACCGGACTGAACGTCGGAGTCGGCGACGCCGCAAAGCCCCCCGGATTTGCCACTGCTGCGGGAAAACCGTCCCTTTCTGCTGGACCTGCCGCTGCGGCTTCATGATGTGCCAGGACTGTATGAATGAAAATGTGTGGGGAATGTCCTGCAACGGAATTACCTGGCAGTGTCCGGACTGTGGAGGGCAGAATGGATTTGGAAATCAATAAATGACCGTAAAAAAATACATCCAATCCGACCTGCTTCTTCTGCTCTGCGGCACTATCTGGGGCTTCGCCTTCGTGGCCCAACGCCTGGGCATGGACCATGTAGGCCCGTTTACCTTCAACGGCATCCGCTTTTTCCTTGGCGCCATGGTGCTGGTGCCCTTCATTTGCCGTAGGCGCAAACCAAACCAAGAGCAGCAGATCCAGAACAAAGGATTGATGGTTTACGGGGCACTGGCGGGGCTGGCGATCTTCGCCGGCGCCTCCCTGCAGCAGGTCGGTCTGGTTTATACCACCGCCGGAAAGGCCGGGTTCATCACCGGACTGTACGTGGTCATCGTTCCCATCATGGGACTGCTTTGGGGCCAGCGAACCAACCTGGGCACCTGGGGCGGCGCCTTGATTGCCGCCGTGGGTATGTACCTTCTGAGCGTCAACGAAGACTTTCGGATCTCTTTCGGGGATCTGCTGGAATTGATCGGCGCCTTCATGTGGGCCAGCCACATTCATCTCATCGGCTGGGCCTCCCCGAAAACCGATTCCCTGCGCCTGGCTTTCGTCCAGTTCATGTTCTGTTCCGGGGCCAGCCTGCTGACGGCAGTGGCCATCGAAACCATTCGCATGGACGATATCATCGCCGCAGCGCTGCCCATTTTTTACGGCGGCGCCCTTTCCGTGGGCGTGGCCTACACCCTTCAGGTGGTTGGCCAACGGCGCGCCCATCCGGCCCATGCCGCCATTTTGCTCAGTCTTGAAGCCGTGTTTGCCGCGGTTGGGGGCTGGTTGATCTTAGGGGAAGTAATGTCTGGCAGGGGGCTTTTGGGGTGCGCGTTGATGCTTTCCGGGATGCTGCTTTCTCAACTCTACGGGCTGGTGAATAAAAAGGGGCACCAACCCGGTGTGTCGTAGATATTCAAAGAATTAGGCCATGACATTCAATGCCTGACCGGTCGTGTCGCTCTGGTACGGCCGTCTGGCCGTCGAGGCCTGCA
This window of the uncultured Desulfosarcina sp. genome carries:
- a CDS encoding DMT family transporter — translated: MTVKKYIQSDLLLLLCGTIWGFAFVAQRLGMDHVGPFTFNGIRFFLGAMVLVPFICRRRKPNQEQQIQNKGLMVYGALAGLAIFAGASLQQVGLVYTTAGKAGFITGLYVVIVPIMGLLWGQRTNLGTWGGALIAAVGMYLLSVNEDFRISFGDLLELIGAFMWASHIHLIGWASPKTDSLRLAFVQFMFCSGASLLTAVAIETIRMDDIIAAALPIFYGGALSVGVAYTLQVVGQRRAHPAHAAILLSLEAVFAAVGGWLILGEVMSGRGLLGCALMLSGMLLSQLYGLVNKKGHQPGVS